Proteins from a single region of Verrucosispora sp. NA02020:
- a CDS encoding carbohydrate ABC transporter permease: MAQDSGTRTLISQAQLRRGPGRAIYWTLLVVVVVGFTLVFLGPLYWMVTGALKSGQEIAQTPPSLFPQDPQWRNYVDAWHHLALAKLLFNTFYYAAGAVLFQLVFDTAAAYSLSKLRPVLGSAILGLMLATLMIPAMVLIVPQYVTVIDLPILNVSLLDSPFAIWLPLVANAFNIFLLKRFFDSIPEDLMSAALMDGATPLRTLWSIVLPMSRPILGVVSIFAVTAVWKDFLWPKLVMPSPETRTVSVGIYAFAGGTPMNVVIAASVIAAIPTVVIFLIFQRNIMSGLTTGGLKG; encoded by the coding sequence ATGGCACAGGACTCCGGCACCCGTACCCTCATCTCGCAGGCGCAGCTCCGGCGCGGCCCCGGCCGGGCGATCTACTGGACGTTGCTCGTCGTCGTGGTCGTCGGCTTCACGCTGGTCTTCCTCGGGCCGCTGTACTGGATGGTCACCGGTGCGCTCAAGTCCGGTCAGGAGATCGCGCAGACCCCGCCGTCGCTGTTCCCGCAGGACCCGCAGTGGCGCAACTACGTCGACGCGTGGCACCACCTGGCCCTGGCCAAGCTGCTGTTCAACACGTTCTACTACGCGGCCGGCGCGGTGCTGTTCCAGCTCGTCTTCGACACCGCCGCGGCGTACTCGCTGTCGAAGCTGCGGCCGGTGCTCGGCTCCGCGATCCTCGGCCTGATGCTGGCCACGCTGATGATCCCGGCGATGGTCCTGATCGTCCCGCAGTACGTGACCGTGATCGACCTGCCGATCCTGAACGTCAGCCTGCTCGACTCGCCGTTCGCGATCTGGCTGCCGCTGGTCGCCAACGCCTTCAACATCTTCCTGCTCAAGCGGTTCTTCGACTCGATCCCGGAGGACCTGATGTCGGCCGCCCTGATGGACGGGGCGACGCCGCTGCGCACCCTCTGGTCGATCGTCCTGCCGATGTCCCGCCCGATCCTCGGCGTGGTCTCGATCTTCGCGGTGACCGCGGTCTGGAAGGACTTCCTCTGGCCGAAGCTGGTGATGCCCTCGCCGGAGACCCGGACGGTCAGCGTCGGCATCTACGCCTTCGCCGGCGGTACGCCGATGAACGTGGTGATCGCCGCCTCGGTGATCGCCGCGATACCGACGGTGGTCATCTTCCTGATCTTCCAACGGAACATCATGTCCGGCCTGACCACCGGCGGACTCAAGGGCTAG
- a CDS encoding discoidin domain-containing protein produces the protein MSRLRTRLSAVLVAVGLVLTAAPAPPAAAAGGPNLAAGRPATASSVNGSFVAANVTDGNAGTYWESGGALPQWVQVDLGSAHSVDQVKLKLPAGWESRTQTLSVQGSTTGSAFATIAGSAGRTFSPAGGNTVTLDFPATTTRYVRIAITANTGWSAAQLAELEVYGAVASSANLAAGRSMSASGHADVYVAGNANDGNQSSYWESPNNALPQWIQVDLGATVTVDRLVLKLPAGWGARTQTATVQGSTTGTNFTTLVASTGYAFNPASGNTVSITVGSAATRYVRLLVTANTGWSAGQLAEIEVYGPATGDTQPPSAPTNLAFTEPGSGQVRLTWSASTDNVGVTGYDVYANGALRASVSGTTLAFSDTQPASATVSYVVRARDAAGNVSANSNTVTRTGSSGDTQAPTAPTNLAFTEPGSGQVRLTWSASTDNVGVTGYDVYANGALRASVSGTTLAFSDTQPASATVSYVVRARDAAGNISANSNTVTRTGSTPGGTDLAAGKPATASSMVHVFAAANAVDGDVTTYWEGAPGAYPGTLTVALGANASVSAIVVKLNPDPAWGPRTQTFSVLGREQSASGFSTLVGSATYSFSPAGSNTVTIPVSATAADVRLSFTANTGSSNGQVAELQVIGTPAPNPDLTVTTVTSAPANPVETDQLTLTATVRNAGTLAAGATTVDFALDGTKVGQAAVGALAAGASTSVSTTVSARNAGSYQLSATVDPANTIIEQNEGNNAYTNPTRLTVGPVASSDLVASAVTWSPGTPGAGATVRFSVTLRNQGTVASASGSHGITLTVLNDAGTAVRTLTGSTGGGIGAGVTASPVDLGTWTAANGRYTVRVVIAADANELPVKRANNTSERPLFVGRGANLPYDHYEAEEGSVGGGAQVIGPNRTIGDLAGEASGRRAVTLNTTGAYVEWTTKAPANALVTRFSIPDAPNGGGITSTLNIYVNGVLHKPISLTSKHIWLYGAEASPSDSPSAGPPRHLYDEANVLLNSTIPAGSRIRLQKDPANTTTYAVDFVDLEQVTPRENPDPARYRVPNGFSHADVQSALDAVRMDTTGNLVGVYLPAGTYETAQKFQVYGKAVKVVGAGMWFTRFQTPSSQQNTDAGFRVEPSASGSTFSHLAFFGNYTVRQDGPGKVWGELKDVDDLTLDNVWVEHTVCAYWGVSVSGLKITDSRFRNTFADAVNLTNGSTDNLVSNSEGRSNGDDAFALFSATDQGASTGNHGNVFENLTATLTWRAAGIAVYGGYDNVFRNLYIADMLTYSGITISSLDFGYPFVGFGSSPPTRFENISLVRAGGHFWGAQTFPAIWVFSASKEFRGIRVSDVDIVDPTYSGIMFQTKYTGSQPENPITDTVFTNVSISGARRSGDAFDAKSGFGIWVNEMPEAGQGPAVGSVTFTNLRLSDNWQDIRNTTSTFTINRN, from the coding sequence ATGTCCAGACTCCGTACCCGGCTGTCCGCCGTGCTCGTCGCGGTCGGCCTCGTCCTCACCGCGGCCCCCGCACCGCCGGCCGCCGCAGCCGGTGGGCCCAACCTGGCCGCCGGCCGTCCGGCCACCGCCAGCAGCGTCAACGGCTCGTTCGTCGCGGCCAACGTCACCGACGGCAACGCCGGCACCTACTGGGAGAGCGGTGGTGCCCTCCCGCAGTGGGTGCAGGTCGACCTGGGCTCCGCCCACTCCGTCGACCAGGTCAAACTGAAACTGCCGGCCGGCTGGGAGTCCCGCACCCAGACGCTGTCGGTGCAGGGCAGCACCACCGGCAGCGCCTTCGCCACGATCGCCGGTTCGGCCGGCCGCACCTTCAGCCCGGCCGGTGGCAACACGGTCACCCTCGACTTCCCGGCCACCACCACCCGGTACGTGCGGATCGCGATCACCGCGAACACCGGCTGGTCCGCCGCGCAACTCGCCGAGTTGGAGGTGTACGGCGCAGTGGCCTCGTCGGCCAACCTGGCGGCCGGTCGGAGCATGTCCGCCAGCGGCCACGCCGACGTCTACGTCGCCGGCAACGCCAACGACGGCAACCAGAGCAGCTACTGGGAGAGCCCGAACAACGCCCTCCCGCAGTGGATCCAGGTGGACCTGGGCGCCACGGTCACCGTCGACCGGCTGGTGCTCAAACTGCCCGCCGGGTGGGGCGCGCGCACTCAGACGGCGACCGTGCAGGGCAGCACCACCGGTACGAACTTCACCACCCTGGTCGCCTCCACCGGGTACGCCTTCAACCCGGCCAGCGGCAACACGGTGAGCATCACCGTCGGCTCGGCCGCCACCCGCTACGTCCGGTTGCTGGTCACCGCGAACACCGGCTGGTCGGCGGGGCAACTGGCCGAGATCGAGGTGTACGGCCCGGCCACCGGTGACACCCAGCCGCCGTCCGCGCCGACGAACCTGGCGTTCACCGAGCCGGGCAGTGGGCAGGTGCGGTTGACGTGGTCGGCGTCGACGGACAACGTCGGGGTGACCGGGTACGACGTGTATGCCAACGGTGCGTTGCGGGCGAGTGTGTCGGGTACGACGTTGGCGTTCTCGGACACGCAGCCGGCGAGTGCCACGGTGTCGTACGTGGTACGGGCCAGGGACGCGGCGGGCAACGTCTCGGCGAACAGCAACACCGTCACCCGTACCGGCAGTTCCGGCGACACCCAGGCACCCACCGCGCCGACGAACCTGGCGTTCACCGAGCCGGGCAGTGGGCAGGTGCGGTTGACGTGGTCGGCGTCGACGGACAACGTCGGGGTGACCGGGTACGACGTGTATGCCAACGGTGCGTTGCGGGCGAGTGTGTCGGGTACGACGTTGGCGTTCTCGGACACGCAGCCGGCGAGTGCCACGGTGTCGTACGTGGTACGGGCCAGGGACGCGGCGGGCAACATCTCCGCGAACAGCAACACCGTCACCCGTACCGGCAGCACGCCCGGCGGCACCGACCTGGCCGCCGGCAAGCCGGCCACCGCCTCGTCGATGGTGCACGTCTTCGCCGCGGCCAACGCCGTCGACGGCGACGTCACCACCTACTGGGAGGGGGCACCGGGCGCGTACCCGGGCACGTTGACGGTCGCGCTCGGCGCCAACGCCAGCGTCAGCGCGATCGTGGTGAAGCTGAACCCGGACCCGGCGTGGGGTCCGCGCACCCAGACCTTCTCGGTGCTCGGCCGGGAGCAGTCCGCCTCCGGCTTCAGCACGCTGGTCGGCTCGGCGACCTACTCGTTCAGCCCGGCGGGCAGCAACACGGTCACCATCCCGGTCTCGGCGACCGCCGCCGACGTGCGACTCTCCTTCACCGCCAACACCGGGTCGTCGAACGGGCAGGTCGCCGAACTCCAGGTGATCGGCACCCCGGCACCGAACCCGGACCTCACCGTCACCACGGTGACCTCCGCCCCGGCCAACCCGGTGGAGACCGATCAGCTCACGCTCACCGCCACCGTCCGCAACGCGGGCACCCTGGCCGCCGGCGCGACCACGGTCGACTTCGCCCTGGACGGGACGAAGGTGGGCCAGGCGGCCGTCGGCGCGCTCGCCGCCGGTGCGTCGACGAGCGTGTCGACCACCGTCTCGGCCCGGAACGCGGGCAGTTACCAGCTCAGCGCCACGGTCGACCCGGCGAACACGATCATCGAGCAGAACGAGGGCAACAACGCGTACACGAACCCGACCCGGCTGACGGTCGGCCCGGTGGCCAGCTCCGACCTGGTCGCCTCGGCGGTCACCTGGTCACCGGGTACACCCGGCGCGGGTGCCACCGTCCGCTTCTCGGTGACCCTGCGCAACCAGGGCACCGTCGCCTCGGCGAGCGGGTCGCACGGCATCACGCTGACCGTGCTGAACGACGCCGGCACGGCGGTGCGGACGCTCACCGGATCGACGGGCGGCGGCATCGGCGCGGGTGTCACGGCGAGCCCGGTCGACCTGGGCACCTGGACGGCGGCCAACGGCCGGTACACCGTCCGGGTGGTGATCGCCGCCGACGCCAACGAACTGCCGGTGAAGCGGGCCAACAACACCAGCGAACGTCCGCTGTTCGTGGGACGCGGCGCCAACCTGCCGTACGACCACTACGAGGCCGAGGAGGGCTCGGTCGGCGGCGGAGCCCAGGTGATCGGGCCGAACCGGACCATCGGCGACCTGGCCGGAGAGGCGTCCGGCCGGCGGGCGGTGACCCTCAACACCACCGGCGCGTACGTCGAGTGGACCACCAAGGCGCCGGCCAACGCCCTGGTCACCCGCTTCTCCATCCCGGACGCCCCGAACGGAGGCGGGATCACCTCGACGTTGAACATCTATGTCAACGGGGTGCTGCACAAGCCGATCAGCCTCACCTCGAAGCACATCTGGCTGTACGGCGCCGAGGCCAGCCCGAGCGACTCGCCGAGCGCGGGCCCGCCCCGGCACCTCTACGACGAGGCGAACGTGCTGCTCAACTCCACCATCCCGGCCGGCAGCCGGATCCGGTTGCAGAAGGACCCGGCGAACACCACCACGTACGCCGTCGACTTCGTCGACCTGGAGCAGGTGACTCCCCGGGAGAACCCGGACCCGGCGCGGTACCGGGTGCCGAACGGGTTCAGCCACGCCGACGTGCAGAGCGCGTTGGACGCGGTCCGGATGGACACCACCGGCAACCTGGTCGGTGTCTACCTGCCCGCCGGCACGTACGAGACCGCCCAGAAGTTCCAGGTGTACGGCAAGGCGGTGAAGGTGGTCGGCGCCGGCATGTGGTTCACCCGGTTCCAGACGCCGTCGTCGCAGCAGAACACCGACGCCGGGTTCCGGGTGGAGCCGAGCGCCAGCGGGTCGACCTTCTCCCACCTGGCGTTCTTCGGCAACTACACGGTCCGGCAGGACGGGCCCGGCAAGGTCTGGGGTGAACTCAAGGACGTCGACGACCTCACCCTGGACAACGTCTGGGTCGAGCACACGGTCTGCGCGTACTGGGGGGTGAGCGTCAGCGGCCTGAAGATCACCGACAGCCGCTTCCGGAACACCTTCGCCGACGCGGTGAACCTGACCAACGGCAGCACCGACAACCTGGTCAGCAACTCGGAGGGCAGGTCCAACGGCGACGACGCCTTCGCGCTCTTCTCCGCGACCGACCAGGGCGCGTCGACCGGCAACCACGGCAACGTGTTCGAGAACCTGACCGCCACGTTGACCTGGCGGGCGGCCGGGATCGCCGTGTACGGCGGCTACGACAACGTGTTCCGCAACCTCTACATCGCGGACATGCTGACGTACTCGGGCATCACCATCAGTTCACTGGACTTCGGATATCCGTTCGTCGGATTCGGGTCCAGCCCACCGACCCGTTTCGAGAACATCTCGTTGGTCCGGGCCGGTGGTCATTTCTGGGGTGCGCAGACCTTCCCGGCGATCTGGGTGTTCTCCGCGTCCAAGGAGTTCCGGGGCATCCGCGTCAGCGACGTGGACATCGTCGACCCGACCTACTCCGGCATCATGTTCCAGACCAAGTACACCGGCAGTCAACCGGAGAACCCGATCACCGACACGGTCTTCACCAACGTGTCGATCAGCGGTGCCCGGCGCAGCGGTGACGCCTTCGACGCCAAGTCGGGCTTCGGGATCTGGGTCAACGAGATGCCCGAGGCGGGTCAGGGCCCGGCAGTCGGCTCGGTCACCTTCACCAACCTGCGGTTGAGCGACAACTGGCAGGACATCCGCAACACCACGTCCACCTTCACCATCAACCGCAACTGA
- a CDS encoding discoidin domain-containing protein has translation MADHTVSHHPHPPGHRLRTTLAALTGTALAAASISVVTLAGTATPARAAGLSPFDIVGRGATVAFVELEAEYAAHTGTRIGPDRRYGTLPSEASGREAVTLDAVGEYVEFTLTAPANAVTFRYSLPDNAAGTGRDATIDLRANGSLVKPVPVTSKYGWYYGGYPFNNNPGDVNPHHFYDEARTLFGTTYPTGTKIRLQVSSTAQSPTFTIDLADFELVAAPITKPANVLDVVTDFGADPTGATDSTARFQAAVDAGKAQGRTVWIPPGTFTLWDHVVVDGVTLRGAGPWHSVLGGRHPTDRKRAAGVYGKYVSGGGYRGEIRPHEAGGPSRNVELRDFAIIGDIRERVDDDQVNAIGGAMSDSVVDNLWLQHTKVGAWMDGPMDNFTLRNSRILDQTADGVNFHWGVTNSTVTNTFVRNTGDDALAMWADTVPNVGNSFTRNTIGVTVLANHLVTYGGRDIRITDNVTADSVTNGGGIHVANRYTGVQGATAVAGTITVARNTLIRNGNSDYNWRFGVGAIWFSALNEPLQGASIQVSDTDILDSSYAALHWIEGVSSGISFTNVRIDGTGTYALQVQAPSQVSFTNVRATGIAQPNPIHNCVGSGFQISQGAGNSGWYTANPYCGPWPEPQWGGGPTSPPPTTPPPTTPPPTTPPPTTPPPTTPPPGGNLAQGRPVVASSHNQTYQAGNAVDGNAGTYWESGGTAFPQTLTVDLGAARAVDRVVLRLPAGWERRTQALSVSGSIDGSSWTTLAASAGRVFDPATGNNVSIGLPSGDRRFVRLSITGNTGWPAAQIAEFEVYGGSTPPPTTPPPTTAPPTGNLAQGRPVVATSHVDVYAAGNAVDGNAGTYWESANNAFPQTLTVDLGTARPVGRVVLRLPPSPAWQTRTQTVSVLGSTDGTTWTTLAASAGRTFDPATGNSVSISLTTGDRRFVRLSVTGNTGWPAAQIAEFEVHAT, from the coding sequence ATGGCCGACCACACCGTCTCGCACCACCCCCATCCACCCGGCCACCGGCTCCGCACCACGCTGGCCGCCCTCACCGGCACCGCCCTCGCCGCCGCCTCGATCTCGGTCGTCACCCTCGCCGGGACCGCGACCCCGGCACGCGCCGCCGGGCTCAGCCCGTTCGACATCGTCGGTCGGGGCGCCACCGTCGCGTTCGTCGAGCTCGAGGCCGAGTACGCCGCGCACACCGGCACCCGGATCGGCCCGGACCGCCGTTACGGCACCTTGCCGTCGGAGGCCAGCGGCCGGGAGGCGGTCACCCTCGACGCGGTCGGGGAGTACGTCGAGTTCACTCTCACCGCACCCGCGAACGCGGTGACGTTCCGCTACAGCCTCCCCGACAACGCCGCCGGCACCGGCCGGGACGCCACGATCGACCTGCGGGCCAACGGCAGCCTGGTCAAACCGGTGCCGGTGACCTCGAAGTACGGCTGGTACTACGGCGGTTACCCGTTCAACAACAACCCCGGTGACGTCAACCCGCACCACTTCTACGACGAGGCGCGGACGCTCTTCGGCACCACCTACCCGACCGGTACGAAGATCAGGCTCCAGGTCTCGTCGACCGCGCAGTCCCCGACGTTCACCATCGACCTGGCCGACTTCGAGCTGGTCGCCGCGCCGATCACCAAGCCGGCGAACGTGCTCGACGTGGTCACCGACTTCGGTGCCGACCCGACCGGCGCGACCGACTCCACCGCCCGCTTCCAGGCCGCCGTCGACGCCGGGAAGGCCCAGGGGCGTACGGTCTGGATCCCGCCGGGCACCTTCACGCTCTGGGACCACGTGGTGGTCGACGGGGTGACCCTGCGCGGGGCGGGGCCGTGGCACTCGGTGCTCGGCGGCCGACACCCCACCGACCGGAAGCGGGCCGCCGGCGTCTACGGCAAGTACGTCTCCGGCGGCGGATACCGGGGCGAGATCCGGCCGCACGAGGCGGGCGGGCCCAGCCGCAACGTGGAGCTGCGCGACTTCGCCATCATCGGTGACATCCGGGAACGCGTCGACGACGACCAGGTCAACGCCATCGGTGGGGCGATGTCGGACTCGGTGGTGGACAACCTGTGGCTCCAGCACACCAAGGTCGGCGCGTGGATGGACGGGCCGATGGACAACTTCACCCTCCGCAACAGCCGGATCCTGGACCAGACCGCCGACGGGGTGAACTTCCACTGGGGAGTCACCAACTCGACGGTCACCAACACGTTCGTCCGCAACACCGGTGACGACGCGCTGGCGATGTGGGCGGACACCGTGCCGAACGTGGGCAACTCCTTCACCCGCAACACCATCGGCGTGACCGTTCTCGCCAACCACCTGGTCACGTACGGCGGTCGGGACATCCGCATAACCGACAACGTCACCGCCGACTCGGTCACCAACGGTGGTGGCATCCACGTGGCGAACCGGTACACCGGAGTGCAGGGTGCGACCGCGGTGGCCGGCACGATCACCGTGGCGCGCAACACGCTGATCCGGAACGGCAACTCCGACTACAACTGGCGGTTCGGGGTCGGCGCGATCTGGTTCTCCGCGTTGAACGAGCCGCTCCAGGGCGCGTCGATCCAGGTCAGCGACACCGACATCCTGGACAGCTCGTATGCGGCGCTGCACTGGATCGAGGGCGTCAGCAGCGGCATCAGCTTCACCAACGTCCGCATCGACGGCACCGGCACGTACGCGCTCCAGGTGCAGGCGCCCAGCCAGGTCTCCTTCACCAACGTACGGGCCACCGGCATCGCCCAGCCCAACCCGATCCACAACTGTGTGGGCAGCGGCTTCCAGATCAGCCAGGGTGCCGGCAACTCCGGCTGGTACACCGCCAACCCGTACTGCGGTCCGTGGCCGGAACCGCAGTGGGGCGGCGGCCCGACGAGCCCGCCACCGACCACCCCACCGCCGACCACCCCACCGCCGACCACCCCACCTCCCACCACGCCGCCCCCGACCACGCCGCCGCCGGGCGGGAACCTGGCCCAGGGACGGCCGGTCGTCGCGTCCAGCCACAATCAGACCTACCAGGCGGGCAACGCGGTCGACGGCAACGCGGGCACGTACTGGGAGAGCGGCGGCACCGCGTTCCCGCAGACGCTCACCGTCGATCTCGGCGCGGCCCGTGCCGTCGACCGGGTCGTGCTCAGGCTGCCGGCCGGCTGGGAGCGGCGGACGCAGGCGCTGTCGGTGTCGGGCTCGATCGACGGCAGCTCGTGGACCACGCTCGCCGCCTCGGCGGGACGGGTCTTCGACCCGGCCACCGGCAACAACGTGTCGATCGGTCTGCCTTCCGGTGACCGCCGGTTCGTCCGGCTGAGCATCACCGGCAACACCGGCTGGCCGGCGGCGCAGATCGCCGAGTTCGAGGTGTACGGCGGCAGCACCCCGCCGCCGACCACCCCACCGCCCACCACCGCGCCACCGACCGGCAACCTGGCCCAGGGACGGCCGGTAGTGGCGACCAGCCACGTCGACGTGTACGCGGCGGGTAACGCGGTCGACGGCAACGCGGGCACGTACTGGGAGAGCGCCAACAACGCGTTCCCGCAGACGCTCACCGTCGACCTCGGCACCGCCCGTCCGGTGGGTCGGGTGGTGCTCAGGCTGCCACCGTCACCGGCCTGGCAGACGCGTACCCAGACGGTGTCGGTGCTCGGTTCCACCGACGGCACCACCTGGACCACGCTCGCCGCCTCGGCGGGCCGCACCTTCGACCCGGCCACCGGCAACAGCGTGTCGATCAGCCTCACCACCGGTGACCGCCGGTTCGTCCGGCTCAGCGTCACCGGCAACACCGGCTGGCCGGCGGCGCAGATCGCCGAGTTCGAGGTCCACGCCACCTGA
- a CDS encoding carbohydrate ABC transporter permease, which translates to MAITAAPAATRAPGRTPSPAPAGPPRSSLGRKVRDNLTGHAFLIGAVLCFAVFSWYPMVRGVVMSFQRTRRGETTWVGWDNYLRILDDPSFATAWQNTFYFTGLALVLGYAVPFFVAILLNEFRHARGYLRILVYLPVMLPPASALFLFKFYAYDPGDAGLFNAILKGLGLPTSQWMQSPEMTVPAMVIASTWMNMGSAVLIYLAALQNIPGELYEAAELDGAGIWRRIRHVTIPQTRLILALLAMLQIVATMQLFIEPLILANGAGAEDSATSVAYLIYQHGFFQNDLNGAAALGVIMLVVLAGFSAVYLRLTAKQD; encoded by the coding sequence TTGGCGATCACCGCTGCCCCGGCCGCCACCCGAGCCCCGGGGCGAACCCCCTCACCGGCCCCGGCCGGGCCGCCTCGGTCCAGCCTCGGCCGCAAGGTCCGGGACAACCTCACCGGGCACGCGTTCCTGATCGGTGCGGTGCTCTGCTTCGCGGTCTTCTCCTGGTACCCGATGGTCCGGGGCGTGGTGATGAGCTTCCAGCGCACCCGGCGCGGCGAGACCACCTGGGTCGGCTGGGACAACTACCTGCGCATCCTCGACGACCCCAGCTTCGCCACGGCCTGGCAGAACACCTTCTACTTCACCGGTCTCGCGCTCGTCCTCGGGTACGCGGTGCCGTTCTTCGTGGCGATCCTGCTCAACGAGTTCCGGCACGCCCGGGGATATCTGCGGATCCTGGTCTACCTGCCGGTGATGCTGCCCCCCGCCTCGGCCCTGTTCCTGTTCAAGTTCTACGCGTACGACCCCGGCGACGCCGGTCTGTTCAACGCGATCCTCAAGGGACTGGGCCTGCCCACCTCGCAGTGGATGCAGTCCCCGGAGATGACCGTGCCGGCCATGGTCATCGCGTCGACCTGGATGAACATGGGCAGCGCGGTGCTGATCTATCTGGCCGCCCTGCAGAACATCCCCGGTGAGCTGTACGAGGCCGCCGAACTCGACGGCGCGGGGATCTGGCGACGCATCCGGCACGTCACCATCCCGCAGACCCGGCTGATCCTCGCCCTGCTGGCGATGCTCCAGATCGTCGCCACCATGCAGCTCTTCATCGAGCCGCTGATCCTGGCCAACGGCGCGGGCGCGGAGGACTCGGCGACCTCGGTCGCGTACCTCATCTATCAGCACGGGTTCTTCCAGAACGACCTCAACGGTGCCGCCGCACTCGGCGTGATCATGCTCGTCGTGCTGGCCGGCTTCTCCGCCGTCTACCTGCGGCTGACCGCGAAACAGGACTAG
- a CDS encoding glycoside hydrolase family 13 protein produces the protein MSPADSGPWWRGAVIYQVYPRSFADGNGDGIGDVAGIRSRLGYLATLGVDAIWFSPWYPSPMADAGYDVADYRDIDPVFGTLGEVEALIAEAHAVGIRTIVDVVPNHCSDAHPWFRAALAGGPDAPERELFWFRPGRGPDGDQRPTDWVGEFGGPTWTRTTDPDGRPGDWYLHLFAPEQPDFNWDHPQVRAEFEDVLRFWFDRGVDGIRIDSAGLLVKDATLPEVTADRPHPFHDLDGVHEIYRDWRRIADAYPGERALIGEVWLPDRQRFAAYLRPDELHAAFNFDFLGCAWDAAALRESIDGTLHAHAPVGAPATWVLSNHDVTRHVTRYGRADTTFSFAAKREGIPTDLELGTRRARAAALLSLSLPGAAYVYQGEELGLWEVEDIPYELRQDPMWERSGRIDPGRDGCRVPLPWSGESPPFGFGPDGAQATPWLPQPADWKDRTADAQAGDDRSMLELYRAAIAVRRAEPALGDGPMAWLPAPDGVLAFRRDPGFACAVNLSTVAVPLPPHTGRLLASGPLDDDLLPPDTAVWLRTAPESA, from the coding sequence GTGTCCCCAGCAGACAGCGGTCCGTGGTGGCGAGGCGCGGTGATCTACCAGGTGTACCCCCGGAGCTTCGCCGACGGCAACGGTGACGGCATCGGCGACGTGGCCGGCATCCGCTCCCGGCTGGGCTACCTCGCCACGCTCGGGGTCGACGCGATCTGGTTCAGCCCCTGGTATCCCTCGCCGATGGCCGACGCCGGCTACGACGTGGCCGACTACCGCGACATCGACCCGGTCTTCGGCACGCTGGGCGAGGTGGAGGCGTTGATCGCCGAGGCGCACGCGGTCGGTATCCGGACCATCGTCGACGTGGTGCCGAACCACTGCTCCGACGCGCATCCCTGGTTCCGGGCCGCGCTGGCCGGGGGGCCGGACGCCCCCGAGCGGGAGCTGTTCTGGTTCCGCCCGGGACGAGGCCCCGACGGTGACCAGCGCCCCACCGACTGGGTCGGCGAGTTCGGCGGCCCCACCTGGACCCGGACCACAGACCCGGACGGTCGTCCCGGTGACTGGTACCTGCACCTGTTCGCTCCGGAGCAGCCGGACTTCAACTGGGACCACCCCCAGGTCCGCGCCGAGTTCGAGGACGTCCTGCGCTTCTGGTTCGACCGGGGAGTGGACGGCATCCGGATCGACTCCGCCGGACTGCTGGTCAAGGACGCCACGTTGCCCGAGGTGACGGCAGACCGGCCGCACCCGTTCCACGACCTCGACGGGGTGCACGAGATATACCGGGACTGGCGACGGATCGCGGACGCGTACCCGGGGGAGCGGGCGTTGATCGGGGAGGTGTGGCTGCCCGACCGGCAGCGGTTCGCCGCCTACCTGCGGCCCGACGAACTGCACGCGGCCTTCAACTTCGACTTCCTCGGCTGCGCCTGGGACGCCGCCGCGCTGCGGGAGAGCATCGACGGCACGCTGCACGCCCACGCGCCGGTCGGCGCGCCGGCCACCTGGGTCCTCTCCAACCACGACGTCACCCGGCACGTCACCCGGTACGGCCGGGCGGACACCACGTTCAGCTTCGCCGCCAAACGCGAGGGCATCCCGACCGACCTGGAACTGGGCACCCGGCGGGCCCGCGCCGCCGCGCTGCTGTCCCTGTCGCTACCGGGTGCCGCCTACGTCTACCAGGGCGAGGAACTGGGTCTCTGGGAGGTCGAGGACATCCCGTACGAGCTGCGCCAGGACCCGATGTGGGAGCGGTCCGGGCGGATCGACCCGGGTCGGGACGGGTGCCGCGTACCCCTGCCGTGGTCGGGGGAGTCGCCGCCGTTCGGCTTCGGTCCGGACGGTGCGCAGGCCACGCCGTGGCTGCCGCAACCGGCCGACTGGAAGGACCGCACCGCCGACGCGCAGGCCGGTGACGACCGGTCGATGTTGGAGCTGTACCGGGCCGCCATCGCCGTCCGCCGCGCCGAACCGGCGCTCGGCGACGGGCCGATGGCCTGGCTGCCCGCCCCGGACGGGGTGCTGGCGTTCCGGCGGGACCCCGGTTTCGCCTGCGCGGTGAACCTCTCCACGGTGGCGGTACCGCTACCGCCGCACACCGGTCGGCTGCTCGCCAGCGGGCCGCTCGACGACGACCTGCTGCCGCCGGACACCGCCGTCTGGCTGCGGACCGCACCCGAATCCGCCTAG